The DNA segment AGAGTGTACGGGTTGCAACAGCTAATTAGCACTGCCTTCACTGAGTACAACTCCTATCAGTGGTTCAGCTTTAAGGTGAACGTGGCAGTCTTGATTAAGAGTTAGGCATTCTAGAGGTTTAAGGAGCAGAAGTAAGTGGGCAAAAGCATCGATGCCTTAGTTATGATACACTAAATTTTGTATTAATACTTGACGTGCACCATTACGTGCTTCCTTATCAATTGCTGTAGTTCGATATGTATTCTTCAGAGAATAATGTCTGGATTTGTTATACGCCAGCCTGTTTCTTCTCAGTGCCCACTTTGGCCAAGACCCAACAGTTAGTGTGTAGTTACTGTTACGCTTCTAGGATGCTTTCTAGTGAGTGATTACTTTCATGTATTTTATAGCTTTTAACTATTGGTCCGTCTCtgagttcaaaaaaaaaaaaactattggtCCGTCTCTTGATACCCTTCAAAATTCATACCTCCTCAACCACACTGCAACGAACCTGGTGGGGTTTGCAATTAGTAATTAATTTTATGCTCAAACATCCCAGACCTGTATGGAGGTTTAGCTAATTCATGTCACGTTGATCACGGAATACGAAAGAAATTTGTATCATTTGAGATTTTATTAAACATGAATGAATAAAGATTTTGAACATGTTAAGAAATGTAGGCCTGATCAATGAAGATACAAGGCATGCCAACCAAACAGCAACTAGACATTCGCATGAGATGGTTGATTGTTCAATCTAAACGCATCCATTACAGTTTGTTAAAATAAATGTTCCACACAGCAAAGAGAGGGAATAAATTGCTGATAAGCTGTTACATATTTATACGGAATCAGTAAATTCAAATGTCAATCAGAAAGGTTTTTGCTGCAGCAGTTCAACATATAATCTTTGACAAATTCCAGATTCCAAGCCTCCAGCAACACCAACCAGAAAACCCTAAGTTACCTACACAGAAACAGCGCACATGAATCCATTGGAAGGCACACTCGGACCATTAAGCAGTTTGCTGTTCAACAGCTTTATCATGGCTATTGTCCATATTTGCCTCTCGCAGAGTATTTTTTCCATTTGATTCTGTTGCTTTCCCAGCCTGCTGATCATTGAGTGGCGTTTCGTCAGAGTGGATGCGATTGTGATTGTTATGATGATGATGGTGGTGGTGACGACCATGTCCATGATGATGCTTTTTCTGCTTTTCTACTTTACCAAAATCGTCATCAGATGACTTCCCTAGAGATCTACTCCCGTCACGACGATGATCTTCAGAATCTGAGGACACCGAGTCATGAGTACGGGTTCCACGATGATGCTTATGGTGTTTCGCATGACGGCTCCTCTTTGGAGTGTCATCATCGCTTGATGAATCTGAATCACTTGAACCTGATCGTCTAGAACGTTTGTGGTGCCTTGCACGGTTTCTCTTTCTGCCTGGATAGTCATCGTCAGATGCAGATTCTGAATCACTAGAATGAGATCTCCGATGGCGCTTGTGACTCTTTATGCGATTTCTTCTTCTCATATCAATGTCACTTTCATCATCAGAGTAATCAGCACCAGAAGAATCTGATCTTGAATCATGATGCCTTCGCCTTTTCTGCCTCTGCTTCTTTCTCCTCCTCTCTTCTTGTGAATCAGTATCACATCCACTGCTATCATCACCAGAGTCAGAGGATCTCCTTTTCGACTTATGTCTGGATTTCTTATCCCTCCTCTTCTCATTATCGCCTGAGTCAGAGTGATTATGCTTCCTATGCTTCCTGTGGGGCCTTTTAGCTGACTTCCTTTCATCACTGCTGCTGTCACTGCTACAATCACTTTCAGAACCTGGTACAGATCTTTTCTTGTGCTTAGTGGCCTTcatctttctctccttttcaGCATCAGCTCTAGCCTTGGCTGCAGCTTCCAATTTTTGCTCCCATTTCAAAGGGGCTTCTTTCCTCTCCATCATCCGCTTCTTCTTCTCCTCGACCAGCTGGATAAACTTCTTGGCATCCATTTTGATATAAAATACAACTGAATACCTGCATTTTGGTATGAGATGATGACCAGAAGTACATctcaaaaagagaaagaaacaatGTTAGTTCCTCCACCAGGAAATCAGTCAAGAAAGAGATGATCAACAACAACTAGCATGAGAAGCAAATTTATAGATATCTTTGATTGTTTCAGAAAAGACAAATGGAAGTACAACATAGCAAAGCCGTATGTTTCTCTGGCAGATATATGATAGATatctttgattgtttttatgtcTTTCTCCCCTCAAAGAAACTCTACAATCGAAGACTAGTTTCTGCACAGTGAAAGttattttactggtttaagCAATTAGTAAGCTGTCCATGTGCAAACTTCTTCTTACACAACCTTTTAGGTGTTTTTGGAAGCAAACAGAGAATTCTCTTTTCAGCACACAAGATTTGAGTGATTCTGAACCATCTAAGATGGAAAATTGGAGGCTAAAAGTGGAAcgcgtggtgaagtgaaggtgCAGAAATCTAGAAGGCAAAATTGGTATAAAAATTACAATGTTTTCTCGGCACAAAGGAAGAACGCCCTTTGTAGGAGCAAAATGAGGTAGTTAAATACATTTTGAACAGCTCAGATATTAAGAAAAAACTTCTTTCAATGTATATTGCAAAGAAAATCTAAACAGAGCACTAAGAAAAACATAATtaagaaagaaacaagaaaacctTTCAACTGAAGCACGTCAAGGTGGGGTTAAAAGACACTATAAGACATAATCATTTCTGGAGAGCACACAACAAATAATTCATACAGATTGTATACTCAGTCGCCTAAACATGTCATTCGCAAATTATGAGGCTGGTTTCCTGGCAGATTGTTCGGCAACTTAATTCACACCCTAAAAAGCTGCAGGGTCCACCATAATTGATAAAGAGACTGGTGAGCTCATTCAGAAAAAAGactttcattgtttttcttaGAAAGCTTTAATAGTCTTATTAGCGACAGGAATTGGAGGGTTACAACAGAAACCAATTCAACGTATATTCCAACACAACATTGGTTGAAAGCATTTGTACATAATTTAAGCCAAATATTTAATCATCAATGTTATTGGTATTAAACAAGTATCAACCACATGAAGTCCTACACTTTTGTTGACTGTATCTTACACAAGAAAATAAGAGATTCTCTATAACAATCATCTGAGACACATGAAAATAAGAGATTCTCTTTAACAAACATTTCCCAGGTTCAAAATTTACATAGGGCATGACAACTGCAGCAATTGATTTGCTTCATTGGCACCAAAAAAactacagtttttttttaacattcaTAGAGAATTTCATGAAATTTGGCAGAAAGTAATACAAATCCAGCTTCTCAGTAATAAACAAAATACTACACATGCAGAGAAATTATATAAACATGACAAAAGAATGCAAAGAAAGAGACTGTACAAATCCGAGTCGGGTTTCTTACCTTATAACAATATAATACTATAAGAAAGTCACAATCTTGAATGCCCAACTAAAATTTGTCTCTTCACTTCCAATCCTTTTTTCCAAGAAGTCTGCAGCCAATCCATAATTCACATGAAGCTTTATATCTCAGCAACtaattttcacaaatttttaaaaaaaaaaaaaagattttgaaCCGGATACTAAGTACTGTACTTCAGCCACGATTAAATCTAACAACCAAAAAGGAAACATAATAACCACCTTCGAAAATTTAATTCACCTAGCTATAAATATTTCCAGCCTTGTTACTTTTCATCTTCAAGAACTCAATATTCCAGCTAAAATTCATCTACTCAAAATCCATCCAGCCTTGTTGTATAGCCACTATACTAAGTAATCAAACAGCAGCAAGAAACCCTAGGGCCTAGGCATAAACACTAAAATTTCTTCGTATGCATATTGAATGAGTACAAAATAAGAGAAACCCATAAAATAACAATTAAAACCCATTTAGGAGCGAGAGACAAACACTCAATCCAATCAGATACAAAGATAGAAAAAGTGGCGAATACTAAAATTCGTCACATACCTGGTTAGTGGTACAAAGGATGAACAGCAAGAAGGAGAGATCTGAGACGGCTACCTAAGGCTAACAAGAAGATTTGAATTTAGCTGTGAAATCTTGAAAAGCGGCGTTATCTCAACCTTCGAAATCTGAGCAGCTGCTGCCCAATCTGAAAGGATTTCTAGAGAGTTCGACAAAATAGGGGTTCACCGGATCTTTATAGAACCTGAGAACAAGAAAGAATATGCGTGGGGGTTACTCCACGCGGTTTTCTGCTGTTTCTCTAATTCATGGACCGGATTCCTCTGCTACTGCTAACCCGGCCAGCCAGCCTTGCAATGTTATATTAATGTTATGTTACTACTCGGAACCCGGTTAGGATTTTTCTCCGAAGCTTGGTGAACTAATGTTTTGGCCCTCATTCTTCTGAGTTGTTCTATTTTGCCTCCCCATCTTTTTGTCTATTTTGCACGTAATTAACGAGGCATTAAGGTTGAGATTCCAAGACGTAGGAGTTATGATTCAAATAGTAAATTTCTTTTGACTAATATTTTAGTGTTCATTCCACTATTTGTTGTTCTAAAATACTATTTTTTTAACTGTTGATTAATTCAAGATTTTGAAGGACGtcttataattttataaataacgTATAAAATAGAATAAGTTTTTTTTGATTCTCAATTTCCATCTAAAATATACTGAATATTCAATctttgttgacaaaaaaaaaaaaatcttttagcATGTTTTACAATTAACTTTTTATTACATagaacctcttttttttttttaaaaaaaaaaaagtgcagtaataatatttttcttaaagtttttcctaataaaaacaATTCAAATCAAGTCGTATATGTTACAATAAATTAATGTAGACTATTTTGTCTACTCAGTTTAAATCATTCTACAAGCGTTCTAATTGATATATTTTCAACAAGTGAGCATGGTAATGTTAACAATTAGTAGAAGATatagaaattaaaatagaattaTTGGTAAAAATAAAAGGTTAAAACAGCAATTATATTTAGAActctttcattttttaattttgttatcaaGTATATTACACTAAAACCCCTAAACTCTTAGTCGAACAAAACCTTGCCCCCTAATCACTTTTATCAATTTTGCCCCACAAATTCCCCAAGGTTTTGTCCTTTACTTTCCAACTAAGCAAAACACCTCCAACACGCCCCAAAACACCCCGCGGGGGCCAATTTACACACCTTCCCATTGACTTCAATCCTACCAGTTTTCCCAATCAGTTTTAATCTATCTACAGAAAAATCAGAGTATAAATAGAATTGCGGAGCCGGATTTAATCGAAATTCTTAATATTTATCCCACCACTGCCGATCATGGCGTCTCCGTCGTCGTCAACGGCTGCAGCAACCACAAACATCATGCTAGCAATATACGAGAAGAGGACCAACTCTTTAGACCTCTACCGTCCGTTGCGGAACTACATAGTGATCAATTACGGCGAACGTGAGGCTCAGAACTTGGAGGACGATCTCCAAACCCTCAAGGAACTTCGAACCGACATAGAACGTGGCCCTACTCCGGCCGATTCTCTCCCGGCGCGGCGTGATCTTCTCCAGAAGTATTATCGAGCTCTTTGCGCTGTGGAGTCGAGGTTCCCTATTTCTCCCGATAAAGACCATATTAATACGGTCACGTTCACTTGGTTTGATGCGTTCAAAAATAAACAGAAAGCTGCCCAGCAAAATATTCATTTaggtaaaatttcaatttttttttcgtttgtttTGGATTGGTTCGATTTTGCTATGGTACATTCCGTCAATGCTTGAGGTGTATTCTGTAGTGTCATTTAGTActttattgttttgagttaGGTAAATATTTTTTGCTTGTTTGATTGATTGCATTTCGCTATGCTACAATATGTTCTGTGTAAGATGCAATGACTCAGTAGTGTGGTTTAGTTTGGCAAAATATTGACATTTTATACTCCTTTTCTCTTGGGGAAATCTATGTTGATCTTTATTTGCTAGGAAACAGGGGTACCAAACTTTGTTTAGgttttcatatttttatattaGTTTTGGTTCTTGTGAGGGGATTAACTATAGATAATCTGTACAATAAAATGAAATTGTTTCTGGTCTTCTTGTTTCTCGTATGATCAGAGCATACAGAAAGTACAGTGCGTTAAGTGTTCTTGAAAAGATTGAttttatcttttactttttgATTGGGATTTTAGGGCAAGGTACAATTTTTTAGGCAGAATTGAAGGAATATGTTATGCTATTCTGATTCTGGAGGTTGGTACGAGTCTTTGGCAGACTTGTCCATCAGTTAATCTTACTCATTTCTGACTTTTCTATAGAAGCTTTGTATTTTACTTGCGAGTTGTAGCATACTAATTGGCATTccatcaaaaatttttttttgggttattatTTAGAAAAAGCTGCAGTGTTGTTTAATTTGGGGGCAGTCCATAGTCAAATGGGGCTGAGTTTTGACCGATCAGGGGTTGATGGGCGAAAGCAGGCATCTCATGCTTTTATAGCAGCAGCTGGTGCATTTGCCTTTTTGAGGGATAATGTGGCAATGAAGGCATCAATGGGTAGCTCAGCATCTGTGGATGTGTCAGTGGAGTGTGTTGGAATGCTGGAGAGACTGATGTTGGCTCAGGCTCAGGAGTGTGTTTTCGAGAATACTATTGCCAAGGGCAACACTCCTGGGGTTTGTGCAAAGATTTCCAGACAGGTATTTAGGGATTTTTGGGAGCTTAGCtaccttttatttgaaatttggCTGTCCAAATATTTGATATACAAGTATGGTGTGCAAATTTGCTAAAGATTTTGCAATAACATATAACTGGTGATTTTGGCTCAATAACCTTGGTTGCAGTGACTTTCCTTTTGTAACTAAACTGAGACCATCTATGTCTTGGTCTTTCTCTTTTTCGGTATTTTTCTTGTTGAAACTATTTCGAAGTACAGGTATTGCAAGTGCTAACGATTTATCAGTCACTAACATAATGCTTCAGCAGATGGAATTCTTTCTGAACAAACGCAAGAAGAATAGACTGGAAAATGTCCCCATTAGaggaatttttctttctttttttggtcagTTGATTAAAAAAAGGGGCTATACAAAGGCATTCAAGTTTTGCTTATTGGTTTATTGTTCACCTTTTGATCTGTTCAGTCAAAAGATTACATTGTCCTTGATTCTTCAATAATATGAATGCCATATGTCCATACACCTGGTGAAACTTGggaacttttccaatttttttattctttccattcataatgacTGTTTTGTCGCCCATATACTAATGATCTTATTATTGAATGTGTGCCATTACTGGATATTTGCAGATTGTTCTTAATTTAGTATGTCCATTAATACGTAAATTCTTTTGATAGAAAATGGTTACTTTACTATAGTTCACATGTTTTGGGTTCACATAATTGGCAATGACTGCAAAGTTGAGGTCGCATGTTGTGGTGTTACAGGTTGGACTATATTATGAGGAGGGTCTGGCAGCTCTGAATGTTGCACCTCTCAACCAGCACTTTGATAAGAACTGGCTAGCTCATGTTCAGCTTAAAGCAGCCTTGTTTTATGCAGAGGCTTGCTACAGGTACAGTTTGGAGCTCCATGAGAAGGAAGAGATAGCTGAGGAGATTGCCCGTTTGAAGAGTGGGGTTGCTGCATTGACTGAGGCAAAGAAATCATGTCCAAGGGGGGCAGCTCAGCAGCTTCTGGATGCAATGACCAAATTAGAATCAACCCTGAACCGCAACTTGGAGAGGGCTGTGAAGGAGAATGAAAGAGTCTACTTAATGAGGGTTCCTACTGCCAGTTCTTTGCCGCCACTTCCTGCTTTTTCATTGGTGAAGCCTATGCCAATGAATGAGGTGTTGGATGCAAGCAAGGAAAAAATGTTTGTGAGGCTTGTTCCTGATAGCAGTGCAAAATCTCTTTCAAGATATACAGAAATGGTTGATGACATTATCAGGATGCAAGCTGAGAAATTACAACAGGCAAGTGAGCTAGCCCGAGTGAGGCTGAAGGAGATGGACTTACCCGATTCTATTCTTGCTTTGGAAGGGAATTCCACTCTATCAACAGATCTTAAAGAAGATGTAGAGGCTGTGCAAGTTTGTGGGGGCCCAGCTGGTTTAGAGGGTGAGTTACAGCAACTTAAAGATTTGAGGAGGGTGGACCAAGAATTGTTGGTGCAGACAGAGGAGCTCTTGCAAAAAGAGGCAACAGAAGATGCACAGTTCAGAAGCCAATTTGGAACACGGTGGACTAGACCACAATCTAGTACTTTAACAAAGAACTTGCTTGATCGGCTTAATAGGTTTGCTGCGAACTTGAAGCAGGCAGCAGAAAGTGATGGACGGATAGAGCGATCTGTGAGAGATCATTCGGCACTAATGTCAATCCTTGATCATCGCCCAGTATGCCTCTTTATTTGATTTAGGTTAATTTGTATGACTTCGGTTGCTGTATGATTGATATATTGCTTGAAATCTTTTATGGGCTTGGAAACCCTTCAGTAGCCCCCCCCCTCTCTTAATGGTTTTGAAGTTTGTGCAGTTTTAATTACTCTGACGGTAATACTGAAGTTCCTTTAGCCACTTGCATGATTTTATAAATCTTTTATCTGATTTCATGGATATTTAGCTAGGGGTTAGGTTAATATTGAGCTTATAAATTCCTATGTTCTGTTTCCCATAAGGAGTGTTGTGTGGCTGCTTGGCTTTGAAATTGGAACTGCATTATGTCTGAATTGATGTTTAttagttttcccctttttgcagCAAGTGCTTAGTTATCTGTTGCTTCTTGTTCTTGCCTTAATTTTAATGGTCGGGAAAAAATGTGATTAGTGAAAAAGGTCATGTAACATCTGAAGATTTATATGTTTAGAAATTCTATGAAGCAGAATTATCATCTTCAAATCAAGTCTGGagaggtatttttttttttggaagctgGAAGTGGGTGTGAAAAGCAAAATCTAATACTAAGAATTAGAATGGACCCGTAATTCTAATGCTCGAGTTTTTCTTTGAGCACTTTCTGTGAAGTAACAGGAATTTGATTCTTTTCTGTGCATTTTATCTTTGGTAGATTGAATCTGCATTACCCTCGCTGTCAAGGCCCATAATGTCATTAGATGCAAATGAAGATGCTGTAGTGGGAGCCCTGAAACAGAGCTTGGTAAGTTGGTTTTGTTTGTGTTTTAATTCTGAGTTAGTAATGTGTAAAATCTATTTGTTGTGTTTTTTGAAGATTATTAAGTCTTCTGGACATATATTTAGTTGCAATTCATGTCAACAAATTGACCTTTGGAACTTCACTAATTTCTTCTAATCTCTGTTAGGCAATAGGGCATGTTCACGTTGAAGTTTTTTCATTGTGATTTAAATGAATAAAGAATTTAAAATATGATGCTGAGGAGAATCAGCTTTTCAAGATACACCTCTTTGGTCTAATTAAGTCTGTCAATTTCTCTTTGACTTCGTTTACAGATGGATCCTTAAGAATTTGGGACCACTGTATTGGTTTGTAGACTGAGAAAGTATAATGGAGTACTAAAAACATCATTCTATTATGAATATAACAATGACAAGGAAGGAAGAAGTTGTCGGTACTACTTTGTGGTCTTTTGAAATCATTCTTTGTAAAACTACATGTGAAATAAGTGCATCTGTCATTCTATTTGTTTCAAGGTGGAAAAAAAGTCAAATGAAAGTTTTCATGATGAAAGAAGCTACATCTCCCTTTTTATTGCGTGAAGTATCAATTCTACTTTGAAAGACTCTGATTGACTGTATCACCGAATTAATTTTCCCATGAAACTATAAATGCAACCTTGCTCTTTTTGCAGAGGCAATTGGAGACTCTTGGTGCTCAGAGGGCAGGTCTTGAAGACATGCTAAAAGAGATGAAGAGGAAGGTACAGAGGATAACTCGCTCATAGTCAATTTGTTTAGCTGTTTAGGCAATCTTTGAACTAAGAAAAGAGCAGATATTTACTATCAACTGTTTGAAGTCTTCTTTTGCCATGCTGCTTTCACTTATCTTTCTGTTATAGTTCTGCCTACTGTTACCATTCTCTTTGTTGCTTACTGGTGAATTCATTCCTTAACAGAAATTCTTTC comes from the Coffea arabica cultivar ET-39 unplaced genomic scaffold, Coffea Arabica ET-39 HiFi ptg000029l, whole genome shotgun sequence genome and includes:
- the LOC140032738 gene encoding uncharacterized protein, which produces MDAKKFIQLVEEKKKRMMERKEAPLKWEQKLEAAAKARADAEKERKMKATKHKKRSVPGSESDCSSDSSSDERKSAKRPHRKHRKHNHSDSGDNEKRRDKKSRHKSKRRSSDSGDDSSGCDTDSQEERRRKKQRQKRRRHHDSRSDSSGADYSDDESDIDMRRRNRIKSHKRHRRSHSSDSESASDDDYPGRKRNRARHHKRSRRSGSSDSDSSSDDDTPKRSRHAKHHKHHRGTRTHDSVSSDSEDHRRDGSRSLGKSSDDDFGKVEKQKKHHHGHGRHHHHHHHNNHNRIHSDETPLNDQQAGKATESNGKNTLREANMDNSHDKAVEQQTA
- the LOC113716647 gene encoding vacuolar-sorting protein BRO1 isoform X1; this translates as MASPSSSTAAATTNIMLAIYEKRTNSLDLYRPLRNYIVINYGEREAQNLEDDLQTLKELRTDIERGPTPADSLPARRDLLQKYYRALCAVESRFPISPDKDHINTVTFTWFDAFKNKQKAAQQNIHLEKAAVLFNLGAVHSQMGLSFDRSGVDGRKQASHAFIAAAGAFAFLRDNVAMKASMGSSASVDVSVECVGMLERLMLAQAQECVFENTIAKGNTPGVCAKISRQVGLYYEEGLAALNVAPLNQHFDKNWLAHVQLKAALFYAEACYRYSLELHEKEEIAEEIARLKSGVAALTEAKKSCPRGAAQQLLDAMTKLESTLNRNLERAVKENERVYLMRVPTASSLPPLPAFSLVKPMPMNEVLDASKEKMFVRLVPDSSAKSLSRYTEMVDDIIRMQAEKLQQASELARVRLKEMDLPDSILALEGNSTLSTDLKEDVEAVQVCGGPAGLEGELQQLKDLRRVDQELLVQTEELLQKEATEDAQFRSQFGTRWTRPQSSTLTKNLLDRLNRFAANLKQAAESDGRIERSVRDHSALMSILDHRPIESALPSLSRPIMSLDANEDAVVGALKQSLRQLETLGAQRAGLEDMLKEMKRKDDILPKLMTLTGSHEDLYRKEIAKYDHICQEIAQNVEGQEQLLMHIQVQNDNFAAVFNLEDFKASREKSYKQIEAAIAKYREIKENINEGLKFYVTLQDAITNIKQQCSDFVMTRNIQCREMIEDVQRHIAGLSFQDNKSTGGYSYPAAGQAHQTPRPNSQQHTEPVHVSNPSHPPTPPYQPQQQPTMAGYAQSPSPYVSPPQQVPPPYHVPASGSPYPPPQHQQQPPVTLEYGQPAYPGWRGPYYNAAPQPGSMPRPPYTVQPPYPPNQSGYYRQ
- the LOC113716647 gene encoding vacuolar-sorting protein BRO1 isoform X2 yields the protein MASPSSSTAAATTNIMLAIYEKRTNSLDLYRPLRNYIVINYGEREAQNLEDDLQTLKELRTDIERGPTPADSLPARRDLLQKYYRALCAVESRFPISPDKDHINTVTFTWFDAFKNKQKAAQQNIHLGVDGRKQASHAFIAAAGAFAFLRDNVAMKASMGSSASVDVSVECVGMLERLMLAQAQECVFENTIAKGNTPGVCAKISRQVGLYYEEGLAALNVAPLNQHFDKNWLAHVQLKAALFYAEACYRYSLELHEKEEIAEEIARLKSGVAALTEAKKSCPRGAAQQLLDAMTKLESTLNRNLERAVKENERVYLMRVPTASSLPPLPAFSLVKPMPMNEVLDASKEKMFVRLVPDSSAKSLSRYTEMVDDIIRMQAEKLQQASELARVRLKEMDLPDSILALEGNSTLSTDLKEDVEAVQVCGGPAGLEGELQQLKDLRRVDQELLVQTEELLQKEATEDAQFRSQFGTRWTRPQSSTLTKNLLDRLNRFAANLKQAAESDGRIERSVRDHSALMSILDHRPIESALPSLSRPIMSLDANEDAVVGALKQSLRQLETLGAQRAGLEDMLKEMKRKDDILPKLMTLTGSHEDLYRKEIAKYDHICQEIAQNVEGQEQLLMHIQVQNDNFAAVFNLEDFKASREKSYKQIEAAIAKYREIKENINEGLKFYVTLQDAITNIKQQCSDFVMTRNIQCREMIEDVQRHIAGLSFQDNKSTGGYSYPAAGQAHQTPRPNSQQHTEPVHVSNPSHPPTPPYQPQQQPTMAGYAQSPSPYVSPPQQVPPPYHVPASGSPYPPPQHQQQPPVTLEYGQPAYPGWRGPYYNAAPQPGSMPRPPYTVQPPYPPNQSGYYRQ